A stretch of the Corylus avellana chromosome ca6, CavTom2PMs-1.0 genome encodes the following:
- the LOC132185721 gene encoding uncharacterized protein LOC132185721, whose protein sequence is MASKTLAYVLSTVLVLLHLHIFVGQTTVVKDDKNFTLTRNASGAWDHNVVSALAGTGGPGTGGNGPGGNGTGGIGTGGAGTGNGTGGAGTGGAGTGGAGTGGAGTGGAGTGNGNTNGTGGTSTGGFGPGGNGIGGTGTGGNGTEGGTGGAGTGGAGTGGAGTGGAGTGGAGTGTSATPAPTLAPA, encoded by the exons ATGGCTTCGAAAACACTTGCATATGTGCTTTCAACCGTCCTTGTCCTTCTCCATCTCCACATCTTTGTAGGGCAGACGACTGTCGTGAAAGATGACAAAAATTTCACTCTTACTCGGAATG CTTCTGGAGCATGGGATCATAATGTTGTATCGGCACTGGCCGGCACCGGGGGCCCTGGAACAGGGGGCAACGGCCCGGGCGGCAACGGCACAGGGGGCATCGGCACGGGCGGCGCTGGCACGGGGAACGGCACGGGTGGCGCAGGCACGGGCGGCGCAGGCACAGGCGGAGCAGGCACTGGTGGCGCCGGCACCGGGGGCGCTGGCACAGGCAACGGCAACACTAATGGCACTGGGGGCACTAGCACGGGGGGCTTCGGCCCGGGAGGCAACGGCATAGGGGGCACCGGCACAGGCGGCAATGGCACTGAGGGTGGCACAGGTGGCGCAGGCACGGGCGGCGCAGGCACAGGCGGCGCAGGCACGGGCGGCGCCGGCACTGGCGGCGCTGGCACCGGCACCAGCGCAACTCCGGCTCCAACACTGGCACCAGCATAG